A portion of the Candidatus Bathyarchaeia archaeon genome contains these proteins:
- a CDS encoding pyruvate kinase alpha/beta domain-containing protein, whose amino-acid sequence MVDVERRVTYFEYCGEVNTEKVLFLAKLYCENSKIDKIVIASETGKSAVRALDIFRGTNVKIIVVTHYPAETWGPKGNIPIGLKRNEYSKNLKKLEEYGCRIVQGTRPFAPPSRSIYWEHPTPEGIIDRVLEIFGAGTKIAIEAAIMATDAGEVDEGEEIVSCAGTYKGLDTALVVKTACSMNFFKNFEVKEIIAKPLCRVKELPEYKYEKWKGDIDSYYAQLAY is encoded by the coding sequence ATGGTGGATGTTGAAAGAAGGGTTACATATTTCGAATATTGCGGTGAGGTGAACACCGAGAAAGTTCTCTTTTTGGCTAAATTGTATTGCGAGAATTCAAAGATTGATAAAATTGTGATAGCTTCTGAAACTGGCAAAAGTGCGGTAAGAGCCCTTGACATATTTAGGGGAACAAACGTTAAAATTATTGTTGTAACCCATTATCCAGCTGAGACTTGGGGTCCGAAGGGAAACATTCCCATAGGTTTAAAACGGAATGAGTACTCAAAAAATCTTAAAAAGCTTGAAGAGTATGGATGTAGAATTGTTCAGGGAACCAGACCCTTCGCCCCACCTTCACGTTCCATATATTGGGAGCATCCCACCCCTGAAGGCATCATCGACAGAGTTCTTGAAATTTTCGGAGCCGGCACAAAAATAGCCATAGAAGCCGCAATAATGGCTACAGACGCAGGCGAAGTAGATGAAGGGGAAGAAATCGTATCATGCGCAGGTACATACAAAGGCTTAGACACAGCCCTTGTAGTAAAAACAGCCTGTAGCATGAACTTCTTCAAGAATTTTGAAGTTAAAGAAATAATAGCCAAGCCACTATGCCGCGTAAAGGAACTCCCAGAATACAAATATGAAAAATGGAAAGGCGACATAGACAGCTATTATGCACAATTAGCATATTAA
- a CDS encoding 4Fe-4S binding protein, which yields MPKPYTRKTKTRRRKIMIVYYGYADGSGEYYIVVDSEKCNGCGECIKNCPQNALEITIMMVDLEEQQVASVKEEHRKKIKYTCAPCKPEQKTPPCVMSCKPKAITCIWKRV from the coding sequence TTGCCAAAGCCCTATACGAGAAAAACCAAAACAAGGCGTAGGAAAATCATGATAGTTTATTATGGTTATGCAGACGGTTCAGGCGAATACTACATAGTTGTAGATTCCGAGAAATGCAATGGATGCGGCGAATGCATCAAAAACTGTCCTCAAAACGCCTTAGAAATAACCATCATGATGGTGGATCTTGAAGAGCAGCAAGTAGCCTCCGTAAAAGAGGAACACCGCAAAAAAATCAAGTATACATGTGCGCCATGCAAACCGGAACAAAAAACACCGCCATGCGTCATGTCATGCAAGCCGAAAGCAATCACATGTATTTGGAAAAGGGTTTAA
- a CDS encoding acyl-CoA dehydratase activase produces the protein MSGKGVEYWRWSEYRLTVPNVKLEKAKVITAGIDVGSVSSKAVVMVNGEIYAVAVMRTGSSSPDSAKKVLDWALEGTGLKPSDINYIVGTGYGRVNVPMANSTLTEIACHARGANYIWGPTVRTILDVGGQDIKAIKCDEKGRVLSFLMNDKCAAGTGRGMEVLADLLKIPIEEMGAASLKVDEEPDPVSCTCVAFARTEAISLLRRGWSKEKVLASYMRAMAIRMCHLLERVGCEKDLVITGGQSKNIGIVSRVEEITGLKTLPPPNWRENGRDPMAAGAIGAALFAKALYEKNQNKA, from the coding sequence GTGAGCGGTAAGGGCGTCGAGTATTGGCGTTGGAGCGAGTACCGCCTGACAGTTCCAAACGTTAAACTGGAAAAAGCCAAGGTCATAACCGCTGGCATAGATGTGGGCTCTGTAAGCTCAAAAGCCGTGGTTATGGTTAATGGCGAAATATATGCTGTGGCCGTCATGCGAACCGGATCCAGCAGCCCCGACAGCGCCAAAAAGGTTTTGGATTGGGCCCTTGAGGGGACCGGGCTTAAGCCAAGCGACATAAACTACATTGTCGGAACGGGCTATGGGCGGGTAAATGTTCCAATGGCCAACAGCACTCTCACGGAGATCGCTTGTCATGCAAGGGGCGCCAACTACATTTGGGGCCCAACCGTCAGAACAATTCTAGATGTGGGAGGCCAAGACATTAAGGCCATAAAATGCGACGAAAAGGGCAGAGTGCTATCCTTTCTAATGAACGATAAGTGCGCAGCTGGCACCGGCAGAGGCATGGAGGTTCTCGCCGACCTACTGAAAATTCCAATAGAGGAAATGGGCGCAGCCTCCCTAAAGGTGGATGAAGAGCCGGACCCCGTAAGCTGCACATGCGTGGCTTTTGCCAGAACAGAAGCAATAAGCCTTCTCCGCAGAGGATGGTCAAAGGAGAAGGTTTTAGCCTCCTACATGAGGGCCATGGCCATTCGCATGTGCCACCTCCTCGAGAGGGTTGGATGCGAAAAAGACCTCGTAATAACAGGCGGGCAATCAAAAAACATAGGCATAGTCTCCAGAGTGGAGGAGATCACGGGCCTAAAGACGCTTCCACCGCCAAACTGGAGGGAAAACGGTCGAGATCCCATGGCCGCTGGAGCCATAGGCGCCGCCTTATTTGCCAAAGCCCTATACGAGAAAAACCAAAACAAGGCGTAG
- a CDS encoding acyl-CoA dehydratase activase, with amino-acid sequence MTVVAGIDMGVQNIKVVLLRDGEILSHGLAPSGFEPEKAARQALQEALEKARISLNDIKHVAATGVGVELAPMVNSKVSIVSADAMAAVYLFPSARTVIDVGAEESRVIRCDGKGNVLDFALNERCAAGAGAFLEAMARALEVRLEEMGELSLKAKGTASISATCVIFGESDVVSLIHKQEPKYEIARAIYDALAERIASMIHRVGLEPDVMLVGGVARDVGFTTALKRKLETEILIPKYPELAGALGAALCAMERVGGSRR; translated from the coding sequence ATGACGGTTGTCGCCGGAATAGACATGGGGGTTCAAAACATCAAAGTCGTCCTACTAAGGGACGGCGAAATCCTATCCCATGGGTTGGCTCCCTCGGGCTTTGAGCCTGAAAAAGCTGCGAGGCAAGCTCTCCAAGAGGCCTTGGAAAAAGCCAGAATAAGCCTAAACGACATCAAGCACGTAGCCGCCACCGGTGTTGGAGTTGAACTGGCCCCCATGGTGAACAGCAAGGTGAGCATCGTATCCGCCGATGCGATGGCAGCGGTTTATTTATTCCCATCGGCTAGAACAGTAATAGACGTTGGAGCCGAGGAGTCTAGGGTTATACGATGCGATGGAAAGGGCAACGTTCTAGATTTCGCCCTAAATGAGAGATGTGCTGCTGGCGCCGGAGCCTTTCTCGAGGCTATGGCGAGGGCCCTTGAAGTTAGGCTTGAGGAGATGGGGGAGCTTTCCCTAAAGGCCAAGGGAACAGCCTCCATAAGTGCTACATGTGTTATTTTCGGCGAGTCAGATGTGGTTAGCCTGATCCATAAACAGGAGCCGAAATATGAAATTGCAAGGGCCATTTATGACGCTTTAGCCGAGAGGATAGCCTCTATGATCCATAGGGTTGGCTTGGAACCCGACGTTATGCTGGTGGGCGGAGTTGCCAGGGACGTGGGGTTCACTACCGCCCTAAAACGGAAGCTTGAAACAGAAATCCTAATACCCAAGTATCCAGAGCTGGCTGGAGCCCTTGGCGCCGCCCTCTGCGCCATGGAAAGGGTTGGAGGAAGCCGAAGGTGA
- a CDS encoding 2-hydroxyacyl-CoA dehydratase family protein — protein MAKTDKKYGAELSQREAEEIREAMKRASTRLMDEYITRMRRAWPNRPDVMQYFDDIAMLYGTRERELLEAKEEGRKIVGYTCMFAPIELILAAGAIPVRVACGIYDAVKLGNRIVPVEVCPVVRSTIGIGMVGLSPFLELSDALITALTCDGMTKLSEILSDKKPVWTLCPPRLKDSPQSTQFWREELKAVKAKLEKLTGTRITAKRLKSAIETMHRATRAFKRLQEIRRNIPSVIMGRDAMLVNQTVMWDDIERWTAKTEELCLELEKRVREKVWACQPDTPRVMLAGSPAIWPDNWKLPNIVEEASPQGVIVADEFCFGDRFLYDPVGVDEWTMDDMFNAVSERYLLPSTCPYFTSEDGNEDRINWLTAMIKERRVDGVIYHVFRGCMLYAMEYMRIKRALDRINVPIYYLDTDYTREDVGQIKTRVEAFLEMLKSRVEL, from the coding sequence ATGGCGAAGACTGACAAAAAATACGGCGCTGAGCTCTCCCAGAGAGAGGCTGAGGAGATCAGAGAAGCCATGAAAAGGGCTTCGACGAGGTTGATGGATGAATACATCACGCGAATGAGGAGGGCATGGCCCAACAGACCCGACGTTATGCAGTACTTCGACGACATCGCCATGCTCTATGGCACCCGTGAGAGGGAGCTTCTCGAAGCCAAGGAGGAAGGCCGAAAAATTGTGGGCTACACGTGCATGTTTGCGCCCATCGAGCTTATATTGGCTGCAGGCGCCATCCCTGTTCGCGTAGCTTGTGGGATATACGACGCTGTAAAGCTTGGGAATAGGATAGTGCCCGTTGAAGTTTGCCCCGTTGTGCGGTCCACCATAGGCATTGGAATGGTTGGCTTGTCGCCATTTCTTGAGTTAAGCGATGCTCTAATAACGGCTTTAACATGTGACGGCATGACTAAACTGAGTGAAATCTTAAGCGACAAAAAACCAGTTTGGACCCTCTGTCCCCCACGCTTGAAAGATTCTCCCCAATCCACCCAATTCTGGCGAGAAGAGCTCAAAGCCGTTAAAGCGAAGCTTGAAAAGCTCACAGGGACGAGGATAACGGCTAAGAGGCTGAAATCGGCCATAGAAACCATGCACAGGGCAACCCGGGCCTTCAAGAGACTTCAAGAAATCCGCAGAAACATTCCTTCGGTGATAATGGGCCGGGATGCCATGCTTGTAAATCAGACAGTTATGTGGGATGACATTGAAAGGTGGACGGCGAAAACGGAGGAGCTTTGCCTAGAACTCGAGAAGAGAGTGCGGGAAAAGGTTTGGGCATGTCAGCCTGACACACCGAGGGTTATGCTTGCTGGCTCACCCGCCATCTGGCCTGACAACTGGAAGCTTCCAAACATAGTTGAGGAGGCTAGTCCCCAAGGCGTAATTGTTGCCGACGAATTCTGCTTTGGAGACCGCTTCCTCTATGACCCTGTAGGCGTGGACGAGTGGACCATGGACGACATGTTCAACGCTGTATCCGAAAGATATCTGCTTCCATCCACATGTCCCTACTTCACTTCTGAGGACGGAAACGAGGATAGGATTAACTGGTTAACAGCCATGATCAAGGAGCGTCGGGTTGACGGAGTAATCTACCATGTCTTTAGAGGGTGCATGCTCTACGCCATGGAATACATGCGAATAAAAAGAGCCCTTGACAGAATAAACGTCCCCATCTACTACCTTGACACCGACTATACAAGGGAAGATGTGGGCCAAATAAAAACAAGGGTTGAAGCCTTTCTGGAAATGTTAAAATCGAGGGTTGAGCTCTAG
- a CDS encoding 4Fe-4S binding protein — protein MWLQILSEILKLTVFAGLTLAGILAIIIWKRDLKTKVTYMRFLVQAAAMVAFYLLFSYTTELLFVLVVIFLLSIFWGRFFCGWLCPFGFYMDLVAALRKTLKIRYWNLQDGLNKILDKFRYALLALFVFLPFMLGEIEPWQWPLAKFLAGPFKPISVLLSPVEPLVIPWESTIKVYGVNLSYPYASVIAFYSGESYALLCISIFVALTLASSFVVRRFWCRFCPTGASFSVLNRFKPFRWIPLLRLNKVEEKCTKCGICKRVCPAQVTDVYEQKGGDIKTSMCMLCLRCVELCPYEDCLRLNLAGKTIFKSRNWLEPSKIE, from the coding sequence ATGTGGCTTCAGATATTAAGCGAAATCCTCAAGCTAACCGTTTTCGCTGGTCTAACACTGGCTGGAATCCTCGCCATCATAATATGGAAGAGGGACCTGAAAACCAAGGTAACCTACATGCGTTTTCTCGTGCAGGCAGCCGCCATGGTTGCCTTCTACCTCCTATTCTCATACACGACAGAGCTTCTATTCGTGCTCGTCGTGATCTTCCTTCTCTCCATTTTTTGGGGGCGATTCTTCTGCGGCTGGCTCTGCCCCTTCGGCTTTTACATGGACTTGGTTGCCGCCCTCCGAAAAACCCTCAAAATCCGCTACTGGAACCTTCAAGATGGGCTTAACAAAATCCTTGACAAGTTTAGGTACGCCCTTCTAGCTCTCTTTGTCTTTTTGCCCTTCATGCTTGGGGAGATAGAGCCTTGGCAGTGGCCCCTAGCCAAGTTTCTGGCGGGACCCTTTAAACCCATATCTGTGCTACTGAGCCCCGTGGAGCCCTTGGTTATTCCATGGGAGAGCACCATAAAAGTTTATGGCGTGAACCTAAGCTATCCCTACGCCTCTGTGATTGCTTTTTACTCCGGAGAATCCTATGCTCTTCTTTGCATTTCAATTTTCGTTGCGCTGACTTTGGCAAGCTCTTTTGTGGTGAGGCGTTTCTGGTGTCGCTTCTGCCCAACAGGAGCCTCCTTCTCGGTGCTCAATAGGTTTAAGCCTTTCCGCTGGATTCCCCTTCTCCGCCTAAATAAGGTTGAGGAGAAGTGCACTAAATGCGGAATCTGCAAGAGGGTTTGTCCAGCGCAGGTTACAGATGTCTATGAGCAAAAGGGCGGAGACATAAAAACTTCCATGTGTATGCTTTGCCTCCGCTGTGTGGAACTGTGCCCCTACGAGGACTGCTTGAGGCTTAATTTGGCGGGCAAAACCATTTTTAAGTCGCGGAACTGGTTAGAGCCTTCAAAAATAGAGTGA
- a CDS encoding CARDB domain-containing protein yields the protein MLSNSALAKLKAVLLLDLVIVGLAAGGYFYIQNILEAVVVPPPPGPKPAEFVFGNLTITPSRVEVNRPVTIKVDVANVGEEAGTSLLTLMINDVVEENRTVLLDGGNSTTVVFVVVRGTAGTYTVKVGGLTGTFEVYEPPTSQPQPIPAEFTIYGLTIIPDEGWVNETVRISFFVRNVGGESGSVSVDLTIRNSTATLYLRTITVSLPAGGVSTESVTFTPNSTGTYSVIVERVGGAYLTLTGSFTIVPTGFHTLTISASTFNLEFKLNGSTKKVPFSALLPVGTYLIEMPPTSPDGKAVFLNWADGYKNPTRTINLQSRLSLFAYYSGGSSCPSLFVWNGSSYVYVAEISNHGWLGYMNYITGDPDWPIAYWRNNPWDYLKLDKSQLGLVNGTFFEMILSQRWNEIFYLDAVYLVVVDHPADVDVYSTGVEQYLSPEYMGKIYTVSRTPLSPVAAYNEKGEDVLHCILYRDGVFTPGVNGLQSPSWNNITWNRLTIDLGNLSGAQQIKLIVTGKVDWGSPEDYTAWIDKFFAEDVPNGTQITPPPYMEILDKNGNWIMVPWERQFPLPPDVNPRTWVVELTGLFPPDVERYVIRISNFWNVTFDYIGVDVTPQKPVVIREIYPNAILYQEFYSPSRAYGNFTRYGDVTPLILSYDDEFVIGRQGDAVRLLFPVGDLPPSAEGMERSYFLFVACWFKDEAGNWGYGFDFTVEPLPFKDMSGFPYPLDKESYPYELHWEYLTTYNTRVIKPPEDAGDV from the coding sequence ATGTTATCTAATTCAGCGTTGGCTAAACTTAAGGCCGTTCTCCTCCTCGACCTTGTGATTGTTGGTTTAGCTGCCGGAGGCTACTTTTACATTCAAAATATTCTTGAGGCCGTTGTTGTGCCTCCCCCGCCGGGACCTAAGCCTGCCGAGTTTGTGTTTGGAAATTTGACGATAACTCCGAGCCGCGTGGAGGTGAACCGGCCGGTAACAATAAAGGTTGATGTGGCAAACGTAGGCGAAGAAGCCGGAACATCCCTCCTAACCCTCATGATTAATGATGTGGTGGAGGAGAATAGGACTGTTCTGCTTGATGGAGGAAACTCCACAACAGTGGTTTTTGTGGTTGTGCGGGGAACCGCTGGAACATACACGGTTAAAGTGGGCGGCTTAACTGGAACCTTTGAGGTTTATGAGCCTCCAACCTCCCAGCCTCAGCCCATTCCGGCGGAATTCACCATTTACGGCTTGACAATAATCCCCGACGAGGGTTGGGTTAACGAGACTGTTCGGATATCCTTCTTTGTCCGGAATGTTGGAGGCGAAAGCGGCTCAGTTTCAGTTGACTTAACCATTAGAAACTCCACAGCCACCCTATACCTCAGAACCATCACAGTTTCTCTTCCCGCCGGAGGCGTGTCAACGGAGTCCGTAACCTTCACGCCGAACAGCACGGGAACCTACAGCGTAATCGTGGAGCGTGTAGGCGGCGCATACCTAACCCTAACCGGATCCTTCACCATAGTTCCCACGGGCTTCCACACGTTAACTATAAGCGCAAGCACCTTCAACTTGGAGTTTAAGCTCAATGGCTCAACGAAAAAGGTGCCCTTCTCCGCCCTGCTGCCTGTTGGCACCTATTTGATTGAGATGCCGCCCACAAGTCCAGACGGCAAAGCTGTCTTTCTAAACTGGGCTGACGGCTACAAAAACCCCACGAGGACTATAAACCTGCAGAGTAGACTGTCGCTTTTCGCATATTACAGTGGCGGTTCCTCCTGTCCATCGCTGTTCGTCTGGAATGGGTCAAGCTACGTGTACGTGGCAGAGATTTCAAATCACGGCTGGCTTGGCTACATGAACTATATAACTGGCGACCCGGACTGGCCCATTGCATATTGGCGGAACAACCCGTGGGACTATTTGAAGCTCGATAAAAGCCAGCTTGGCCTCGTTAACGGCACATTTTTCGAAATGATTCTATCCCAGAGGTGGAATGAAATATTCTACTTGGACGCTGTGTACCTTGTTGTTGTCGATCATCCGGCGGATGTGGACGTTTACTCCACGGGTGTTGAACAATACCTAAGCCCAGAGTACATGGGCAAAATATACACGGTTAGCAGAACACCCCTCTCGCCTGTAGCAGCCTACAACGAGAAGGGCGAGGACGTACTCCACTGCATACTTTATAGGGATGGCGTTTTCACGCCGGGCGTTAACGGGCTTCAGAGCCCCTCATGGAACAATATCACATGGAACAGGTTAACCATAGACCTCGGCAACCTCTCCGGAGCCCAGCAAATCAAACTCATAGTAACCGGAAAAGTCGACTGGGGCTCTCCAGAAGATTATACAGCGTGGATTGACAAGTTCTTCGCCGAAGATGTACCAAACGGCACCCAGATTACACCGCCACCATACATGGAGATTTTAGACAAGAATGGAAATTGGATAATGGTGCCATGGGAGAGGCAGTTCCCGCTGCCGCCAGACGTGAATCCAAGAACGTGGGTTGTTGAGTTAACTGGGCTTTTCCCACCGGACGTTGAGAGATACGTGATTCGAATCAGCAACTTCTGGAATGTGACCTTCGACTACATTGGAGTGGACGTGACTCCCCAAAAGCCCGTGGTGATACGGGAAATCTACCCCAACGCAATCCTATACCAGGAATTTTATAGTCCCTCAAGGGCTTATGGAAACTTCACAAGGTATGGCGATGTAACCCCACTGATATTGAGTTATGACGATGAATTTGTGATCGGGAGGCAGGGCGACGCTGTTCGCCTCCTATTTCCAGTGGGTGATCTTCCGCCTTCGGCGGAGGGCATGGAGAGAAGCTACTTCCTCTTTGTGGCATGCTGGTTCAAGGATGAGGCTGGCAATTGGGGTTACGGCTTCGACTTCACGGTGGAGCCTTTACCCTTCAAGGATATGAGCGGCTTTCCATATCCGCTGGACAAGGAAAGCTACCCCTACGAACTGCACTGGGAGTACCTCACAACCTACAATACACGGGTTATAAAGCCTCCGGAAGACGCTGGCGACGTGTAG
- a CDS encoding VWA domain-containing protein — MAARRKRLVYPFTAIVGLEKLKLAILINAINPKIGGVLIRGPKGSGKSTIVRALADILPKITVVKDCPFNCNPYDPSNMCSKCSERYARGEQLPVEERDMVVVDLPLGSTEDRVVGSLDVEKAIKYGIEALEPGILAEANQNILYVDEVNLLPDHIADDLLDAAATGWNIVEREGISVSHPSRFIFIGTMNPEEGELRPQLLDRFPLSVTVEPITSVKDRMEIVKRNMEFEADPEKFYEKYRPMQEELRNRIIQARQMLEKVIIPDAVLEAICSACLDLKVDGMRPDIVIAKAAVALAAYENRTEVTIEDVLVAAELALSHRTREGGFLEPATPQEIREVFTAKLKKVFEVERIGESTVPKEHEKRKLLKGKGIFLVRRDAAEKEEKRAAEEGFINKARAKWFEFLYRLTRIMGGVFFGFGKRLSRKPPRKAPEVEGFQVGSEKLRGEVKEEPFEQKKAELKGIPTVSGAAESPKISEGTPVVSSITKIASSSSFFLKLGKIKARGRHVHVGRRAQTVTTLQRGKPYSWNIPKGKPVDIHLSASIRESARRQKNREKPAGLALKICMEDIREKLRLCRAPATIVFVVDLSGSMLLNIEAVREALLGLHSDAYRCRDRVGIVALKDLGAVVVQHPITNLRVVAKKLLDLKVSGYTPLAAGMLKAWEVLKEEKRRNPHVVPIMVLITDGSANVPLRRSLETGEIRQIDEIRVAVREYENLAVKDVISVSKLVRQEGIHTIIVNTNPHFYGRETYGFLVTRVIANITRGSHHEVGKLKTTKDMVREIVELIKEDQRGMVPERTAVKLAA, encoded by the coding sequence GTGGCTGCTAGGAGAAAAAGGCTGGTTTATCCTTTCACGGCTATTGTTGGCCTTGAAAAGCTTAAGCTGGCAATTTTGATTAACGCCATAAACCCGAAAATCGGCGGCGTCCTAATAAGGGGGCCGAAGGGTTCTGGAAAAAGCACCATTGTGAGGGCTCTAGCCGATATTCTCCCAAAAATAACTGTTGTTAAGGATTGTCCCTTCAACTGTAATCCCTACGATCCTTCAAACATGTGCTCTAAATGTAGCGAAAGATACGCTAGAGGCGAACAACTTCCCGTAGAAGAAAGGGACATGGTTGTTGTAGACTTGCCTTTAGGCTCTACGGAAGACCGTGTTGTGGGAAGCCTAGACGTCGAAAAAGCCATAAAATACGGGATAGAAGCCCTTGAACCCGGCATACTGGCAGAGGCAAACCAGAACATCCTCTACGTGGACGAGGTTAACCTCCTCCCAGACCACATAGCCGACGACCTATTGGACGCGGCGGCAACAGGTTGGAACATTGTGGAGCGGGAAGGTATATCCGTAAGTCACCCATCCCGCTTCATATTCATAGGCACGATGAACCCGGAAGAAGGTGAACTGCGGCCGCAACTCCTTGATCGCTTCCCGCTGTCTGTAACCGTTGAACCCATAACTTCCGTGAAGGATAGAATGGAGATAGTTAAGCGGAACATGGAGTTTGAAGCTGACCCGGAAAAATTTTACGAGAAATACAGACCAATGCAGGAGGAACTGCGAAACCGCATAATCCAAGCACGGCAGATGCTGGAAAAAGTGATTATACCTGATGCCGTTTTAGAGGCTATCTGCAGCGCTTGTCTAGACCTTAAAGTTGACGGCATGCGCCCGGACATTGTCATAGCAAAAGCTGCTGTAGCCCTTGCGGCCTACGAAAATAGGACAGAAGTAACAATCGAAGATGTTTTGGTGGCGGCTGAACTTGCCCTTAGCCATAGAACAAGGGAGGGAGGCTTCCTAGAGCCAGCAACACCCCAAGAAATAAGGGAAGTCTTCACGGCGAAACTGAAAAAAGTTTTCGAGGTTGAAAGAATAGGTGAGTCTACAGTTCCAAAAGAACATGAGAAAAGGAAACTTCTAAAAGGGAAAGGAATATTCTTGGTTAGAAGGGACGCTGCTGAAAAAGAGGAAAAACGGGCAGCAGAAGAAGGCTTCATCAACAAAGCACGGGCTAAATGGTTTGAATTTCTATATCGCCTAACAAGGATAATGGGCGGAGTCTTCTTTGGATTTGGAAAAAGACTCAGCAGAAAACCTCCAAGAAAGGCTCCGGAGGTAGAGGGCTTCCAGGTAGGCTCAGAAAAACTTCGAGGAGAAGTTAAGGAGGAACCCTTTGAACAAAAGAAGGCGGAGCTTAAAGGAATTCCAACGGTGAGCGGCGCCGCCGAATCTCCAAAAATTTCCGAGGGCACCCCCGTAGTGTCCAGCATAACCAAAATAGCCTCGTCATCAAGTTTTTTTCTAAAATTGGGGAAAATTAAGGCTCGAGGAAGGCACGTTCATGTTGGTAGACGCGCCCAAACAGTTACAACTCTTCAACGGGGCAAACCTTATAGTTGGAATATTCCAAAGGGAAAACCCGTTGACATTCATCTTTCGGCTTCAATTCGAGAGTCTGCTCGAAGACAAAAGAACCGTGAAAAACCGGCAGGTTTAGCCCTAAAAATATGCATGGAAGATATTCGTGAAAAATTGAGGCTTTGTAGGGCGCCTGCAACCATAGTGTTCGTCGTGGATCTAAGCGGTTCGATGCTTCTAAACATTGAGGCTGTTAGGGAAGCCCTCTTGGGACTGCACAGCGACGCCTATCGTTGTAGGGATCGCGTAGGCATAGTTGCCCTAAAAGATCTGGGGGCTGTTGTCGTTCAACATCCAATAACGAATCTCCGTGTGGTTGCTAAAAAGCTATTAGACTTAAAGGTGAGCGGCTACACGCCTCTCGCGGCTGGCATGCTAAAGGCATGGGAGGTTTTGAAGGAGGAGAAGCGGAGAAATCCACACGTGGTGCCCATCATGGTTTTGATAACAGATGGAAGTGCCAATGTTCCTCTGCGGCGAAGCCTTGAAACTGGAGAAATTAGGCAGATTGACGAAATTCGCGTGGCTGTCCGCGAATACGAAAATCTAGCCGTTAAAGATGTGATATCCGTTTCGAAGCTGGTTAGGCAAGAGGGTATTCACACCATAATCGTGAACACAAATCCCCACTTTTATGGGCGTGAAACTTACGGCTTCCTTGTGACAAGAGTAATTGCCAACATCACCCGCGGAAGCCACCATGAAGTTGGCAAATTAAAAACAACCAAGGACATGGTTAGGGAAATTGTTGAACTGATAAAAGAGGACCAGCGTGGGATGGTCCCAGAAAGAACTGCTGTTAAATTGGCGGCTTGA
- a CDS encoding class I SAM-dependent methyltransferase, translating to MAVYHQPLYYEIAFSFIDAKRQVDCFEEIISKFSKIKVRRVLDIACGPSLQLREMARRGYETIELDISSEMLEYLRAKAKEEGLKIETVHADMTNFKLGKRLTTPS from the coding sequence ATGGCGGTTTATCATCAACCCCTATATTATGAGATTGCATTCAGCTTTATAGACGCTAAAAGGCAAGTGGACTGTTTTGAAGAGATCATCTCAAAATTCAGCAAGATTAAAGTCCGCAGAGTCTTGGACATAGCCTGCGGCCCCAGTTTACAGCTAAGGGAAATGGCAAGAAGAGGCTACGAAACCATTGAACTAGACATAAGCAGCGAGATGCTTGAATATTTGCGCGCCAAAGCTAAAGAAGAAGGCTTGAAGATAGAAACGGTTCACGCCGACATGACAAACTTCAAGCTAGGAAAAAGGTTGACTACGCCTTCATAA